In one window of Photorhabdus laumondii subsp. laumondii DNA:
- a CDS encoding glycosyltransferase family 4 protein, whose protein sequence is MKIGLVDVTVTMSYGGIQTAVWELAKALTDAGHEIHIFGGKGDIQPELNGRAIQVHTFPFIPREKVINIGRRFQRIIERYSFARHARDTVVTEDFDWVILTKPFDFFWPRMMPKESRTKFCYMSGGTSFFKGDRKLSKRISAWVACSHFNAWQIQHHFKQFPKVIYNGVDINKFRPIDSSVRTRLGISDKTFLLTFAGRLVGWKGMHVAIDAMAQLQDKDVKLLIIGSGEDLKHLEKRVAVLRLKKQIIFHPPVGHDQLPEYYAAGDAGIFPSIGDEAFGITIAEAMACGRPVIASYIGGIPEVVGNENNSGILVTPGDASAIADAVNFLLSQPDRGQKMGKAARQRIETMYTWEHSANRLLKAINNEDCLY, encoded by the coding sequence ATGAAAATAGGTTTGGTTGATGTCACGGTAACTATGTCTTACGGTGGTATTCAGACGGCAGTCTGGGAACTGGCGAAAGCGTTGACTGATGCCGGTCATGAGATCCATATTTTTGGTGGAAAGGGTGATATTCAACCAGAACTCAATGGGAGAGCAATCCAGGTTCACACTTTTCCATTCATTCCCAGAGAGAAAGTCATTAATATTGGTCGACGTTTTCAACGTATTATTGAACGTTACTCATTTGCTCGCCATGCTCGCGATACAGTTGTTACTGAGGATTTTGACTGGGTTATTCTGACGAAGCCATTTGATTTTTTCTGGCCTCGAATGATGCCAAAAGAGAGCCGCACTAAATTTTGCTATATGAGCGGTGGCACCAGTTTTTTCAAGGGTGACAGAAAGCTGAGTAAGCGAATTTCAGCTTGGGTGGCATGCAGCCATTTTAATGCCTGGCAGATTCAGCACCATTTTAAACAATTCCCGAAGGTGATTTACAATGGTGTTGATATTAATAAATTCAGGCCGATAGACTCTTCTGTCAGAACTCGTCTTGGGATCAGTGATAAAACATTTTTGCTGACCTTTGCCGGCCGGTTGGTTGGCTGGAAAGGCATGCATGTGGCTATTGATGCAATGGCTCAGCTACAGGATAAAGATGTTAAATTGCTGATTATCGGGTCAGGTGAAGATCTGAAACACTTAGAAAAGCGGGTTGCGGTATTACGGCTGAAAAAACAGATAATTTTTCATCCACCGGTAGGACATGATCAGTTGCCTGAATATTATGCTGCTGGTGATGCCGGGATTTTCCCAAGTATTGGTGATGAAGCATTTGGGATCACAATTGCGGAAGCGATGGCGTGTGGCCGACCGGTAATTGCGAGTTATATTGGAGGCATACCTGAAGTTGTCGGCAACGAAAATAATTCGGGTATTTTAGTCACGCCAGGCGATGCTTCAGCAATTGCCGATGCGGTTAATTTTTTATTGTCTCAACCGGACAGGGGGCAAAAAATGGGAAAAGCAGCTCGTCAACGGATTGAAACAATGTATACCTGGGAGCATTCGGCAAATCGTTTACTGAAAGCGATAAATAATGAAGATTGCCTATATTGA
- a CDS encoding glycosyltransferase family 9 protein, translating into MQIKNILVIVIARFGDTLLVTPVIRALKQKWPGANIDVMAHKRTKQILENISDINKLTAFSKGKAKWCGWFTRKHYDLALVYSDDKPLLQYAKRKSHLTVSFSDKSALQSGWLTVEKPKGLMPAQQERAMLASAVDVEVNDWRLNYCVSEKELHFAEGFIRQYHLENKLLIGFQLQSFPAKAYRDWPVEHFYQLAQHICGRYPQSHIMLLGSADGKIAAQSLAKRLGAEKCTSLVGRLTMRQNAAIMSQLDLYVGVDTGPTHLAGALGIPMVAMYHSFHPGRFLAPQQHSHLVVIEHPVHYMQATRKDSMSAISVEQVWQATQKLLETQLSGRKDENRFG; encoded by the coding sequence ATGCAGATCAAGAATATTCTGGTCATTGTTATAGCACGTTTCGGTGATACCTTATTGGTAACGCCAGTGATCCGTGCTTTAAAACAGAAGTGGCCTGGTGCAAATATTGATGTTATGGCTCATAAAAGGACTAAACAGATCCTTGAAAATATAAGCGATATCAATAAATTGACTGCTTTTTCGAAAGGTAAGGCAAAATGGTGTGGTTGGTTTACCCGTAAGCATTATGATCTGGCTTTAGTATACAGTGACGATAAACCTTTATTACAGTATGCGAAACGTAAATCACACTTAACGGTTTCATTTTCAGATAAGTCCGCGTTGCAATCTGGTTGGCTGACAGTGGAAAAGCCAAAGGGGTTGATGCCAGCTCAGCAGGAACGGGCCATGCTTGCTAGTGCGGTAGATGTTGAGGTCAATGATTGGCGGTTGAATTATTGTGTGAGTGAAAAGGAGTTACACTTTGCCGAGGGTTTTATACGGCAGTATCATTTAGAGAACAAGCTCCTGATTGGTTTTCAGTTACAAAGTTTCCCGGCAAAAGCTTATCGTGATTGGCCGGTTGAACATTTTTACCAATTAGCGCAACACATTTGTGGCCGTTATCCCCAGTCGCATATTATGTTACTAGGCAGTGCTGACGGTAAAATTGCTGCACAGTCACTGGCAAAAAGATTAGGGGCTGAAAAGTGCACTTCATTGGTTGGTAGACTAACAATGCGGCAGAATGCAGCAATAATGAGTCAACTTGATTTGTATGTTGGTGTTGATACCGGGCCGACACATTTAGCTGGCGCATTAGGTATCCCGATGGTTGCTATGTATCATAGTTTCCACCCAGGCCGTTTTTTGGCACCTCAACAGCATTCGCATTTGGTAGTTATTGAACACCCGGTTCACTATATGCAAGCCACCCGCAAAGACTCGATGTCTGCAATATCTGTTGAACAAGTCTGGCAGGCAACGCAAAAGTTACTAGAAACTCAGTTGTCAGGAAGAAAAGATGAAAATAGGTTTGGTTGA
- a CDS encoding glycosyltransferase family 4 protein — MAKEKLNILHTESSCGWGGQEIRILTESQGMIKRGHKVVIVCCPSSNIYREAKSYGVPAVALPIEKKRLSCLLAMRRWLKKEGRQFDVINTHSSTDAWLVAVACATLRHMPPMVRTRHVSTHVSNSISTRWLYLKACWHIATTGEKLRQHLHANNRYPLQHMTSVPTGIDLDRFRPEDKKVCRQRIGIQNKPTLGVVATMRTWKGHRYLLESWKVLHQKYPDWQLLFVGDGPQRKSLEPLVKREGLSNSVIFLGNRQDVPDCLNAMDLFALPSFGNEGVPQGIMQAMACGIPVVSTSVGAITEAVVDGETGYIVEPRNTELLTKSLELLIHNNELRLQFSHSSLERAMALFGMDNMLDKMENIFFHSIKGKKR, encoded by the coding sequence ATGGCTAAAGAAAAACTAAATATTTTACATACAGAATCATCTTGTGGTTGGGGTGGTCAGGAAATCCGTATCCTGACGGAATCCCAAGGAATGATAAAACGTGGACACAAGGTGGTTATTGTCTGTTGTCCCAGTTCTAATATCTACCGTGAAGCAAAATCTTATGGTGTGCCGGCCGTAGCTCTGCCTATTGAAAAAAAGCGGCTGTCCTGCTTGCTTGCTATGCGTCGTTGGTTGAAAAAAGAAGGCCGTCAATTTGACGTTATTAATACACATAGCTCGACGGATGCATGGTTGGTTGCTGTAGCTTGTGCAACGTTAAGGCATATGCCGCCAATGGTTAGAACCAGGCATGTTTCTACTCATGTTTCTAATTCAATATCAACTCGTTGGTTGTATCTGAAAGCGTGCTGGCATATTGCGACTACCGGTGAAAAACTACGCCAACATCTGCATGCTAATAATCGTTATCCATTACAGCATATGACATCAGTGCCTACCGGCATCGATTTAGATCGTTTCCGACCGGAAGATAAGAAAGTTTGCCGTCAACGGATTGGGATTCAAAATAAACCGACATTAGGTGTCGTTGCGACCATGAGAACCTGGAAAGGGCATCGCTATCTGTTGGAAAGCTGGAAAGTTCTGCATCAGAAATATCCTGATTGGCAACTTTTGTTTGTTGGTGATGGTCCACAACGTAAGTCATTGGAACCTTTAGTAAAGCGAGAAGGTTTGTCAAACAGTGTCATTTTTTTAGGTAACCGTCAGGATGTTCCTGATTGTTTGAATGCGATGGATTTATTTGCATTACCTTCTTTTGGTAATGAAGGCGTGCCACAAGGCATTATGCAAGCAATGGCGTGTGGGATACCTGTTGTATCAACCTCCGTTGGTGCAATTACCGAAGCGGTAGTTGATGGTGAAACGGGTTATATCGTGGAACCCAGAAATACAGAGTTATTGACGAAAAGTTTAGAGTTGTTGATTCATAATAATGAACTGCGTTTGCAATTCAGTCATTCTTCATTAGAGCGGGCAATGGCTTTATTTGGCATGGATAATATGTTGGATAAAATGGAAAATATCTTTTTTCACAGCATTAAAGGTAAAAAACGTTAA
- the rpmG gene encoding 50S ribosomal protein L33: MAKGIRDKIKLVSSAGTGHFYTTTKNKRTMPEKLEMKKFDPVVRQHVMYKEAKIK; encoded by the coding sequence ATGGCTAAAGGTATTCGCGATAAAATTAAGCTAGTTTCTTCGGCTGGTACTGGTCACTTCTATACCACTACGAAGAACAAGCGTACTATGCCAGAGAAACTGGAAATGAAAAAATTTGATCCAGTTGTTCGTCAGCATGTTATGTATAAAGAAGCCAAGATTAAATAA
- the rpmB gene encoding 50S ribosomal protein L28 yields the protein MSRVCQVTGKRPMSGNNRSHALNATKRRFLPNLHSHRFWVESEKRFVTLRVSVKGMRVIDKKGIDAVLAELRTRGEKY from the coding sequence ATGTCCCGAGTCTGCCAAGTTACTGGCAAACGCCCGATGAGTGGTAATAACCGCTCTCATGCATTGAATGCGACTAAGCGTCGTTTTCTGCCTAACCTGCATTCCCACCGTTTCTGGGTTGAGTCCGAGAAGCGTTTTGTGACTCTACGTGTATCTGTTAAAGGTATGCGTGTGATTGATAAGAAGGGTATCGATGCAGTTTTGGCTGAGCTTCGTACCCGCGGTGAGAAGTACTAA
- the radC gene encoding RadC family protein — translation MGIDVAENTGEIYSNLAPREKLLAYGSVSLTDAELLAIFLRTGTRGLPVLRMAEFLLKEFGSLYHLLSADYDTFCSHKGMGLAKYAQLQAIAELAKRFFSSQFMHEDIMSSPSVTQEYLQNLLSGRDREIFVVLFLNNQNRVICHEEMFKGTINKVEVHPREIVRSAIKVNASSVILAHNHPSGHAEPSLADKIVTDKVIDACNLVGVKVLDHLVIGRQCCVSFAERGWI, via the coding sequence ATGGGAATTGATGTCGCTGAAAATACAGGAGAAATATATTCAAATTTAGCTCCCAGAGAAAAATTGTTGGCTTATGGTTCTGTTTCTCTAACAGATGCTGAGTTACTGGCTATTTTTTTACGTACCGGGACCAGAGGACTTCCTGTTTTACGAATGGCTGAATTTCTACTGAAAGAATTTGGATCTTTGTACCATTTACTCTCTGCTGATTATGACACTTTTTGTTCTCATAAAGGGATGGGATTGGCTAAGTATGCACAATTACAAGCCATTGCAGAACTGGCAAAGCGTTTTTTTTCCAGCCAGTTTATGCATGAGGATATTATGAGTAGTCCAAGTGTGACTCAAGAGTACTTGCAAAACCTATTATCAGGGCGCGATAGGGAAATATTTGTTGTGTTGTTTCTCAATAATCAAAATAGAGTCATCTGTCATGAGGAGATGTTTAAAGGCACCATTAATAAAGTTGAAGTTCATCCTCGTGAAATTGTCCGATCGGCGATAAAGGTGAATGCTTCATCCGTTATTTTGGCTCATAATCATCCATCAGGTCATGCAGAACCAAGTTTGGCAGATAAGATTGTTACAGATAAAGTGATTGATGCCTGTAATTTGGTTGGTGTAAAAGTGCTGGATCATCTGGTTATTGGTCGGCAATGTTGTGTTTCATTTGCTGAGCGAGGATGGATTTAG
- the coaBC gene encoding bifunctional phosphopantothenoylcysteine decarboxylase/phosphopantothenate--cysteine ligase CoaBC, whose translation MMAGLSGKQIVLGISGGIAAYKTPELVRRLRDRGAQVRVVMTPAAESFITPMTLQAVSGYPVSDDLLDPAAEAAMGHIELGKWADLIILAPATADLLARLVVGMANDLVTTLCLASPAPIAAVPAMNQQMFRAQATQHNLKHLEERGVLLWGPDNGSQACGDVGPGRMLNPMAIVELAEQHFQASQDLAHLKLAITAGPTREALDPVRFISNHSSGKMGFAIAQAAATRGAEVTLITGPVNLPTPPGVKRINVTSALEMNEQAQAVAGSQNIFIGCAAVADYRAKQIAEEKIKKQGDEITFTLIKNPDIVANVAAMQENRPFVVGFAAETQNVEEYARKKLNQKHLDLICANDVSLTGHGFNSDTNALHLFWHEGEIRLPHSNKLLLSHHLLDEIVRRYDEKNRR comes from the coding sequence ATGATGGCAGGACTTTCCGGCAAACAGATTGTGCTCGGTATCAGCGGAGGAATAGCCGCTTACAAAACTCCCGAGCTAGTACGTCGCCTGCGTGATCGCGGCGCACAAGTACGTGTAGTGATGACACCAGCAGCAGAATCGTTTATTACACCAATGACGTTGCAGGCGGTTTCTGGTTATCCCGTTTCCGATGACTTGTTAGATCCAGCAGCAGAAGCTGCTATGGGGCATATTGAACTTGGTAAATGGGCTGATCTGATTATTCTCGCCCCGGCTACTGCTGATTTACTGGCACGCCTGGTCGTCGGTATGGCAAATGATCTCGTAACAACTCTTTGTTTGGCCTCCCCAGCCCCAATTGCCGCCGTACCCGCAATGAATCAACAAATGTTTCGAGCTCAAGCAACGCAACATAATCTCAAGCATCTTGAAGAACGAGGCGTTCTCCTGTGGGGACCGGACAACGGCAGCCAAGCTTGTGGTGACGTTGGTCCCGGCAGGATGCTAAATCCCATGGCGATTGTCGAACTCGCTGAACAACATTTTCAAGCAAGCCAAGACTTAGCTCACCTAAAACTTGCTATTACCGCCGGACCAACCCGTGAAGCATTGGACCCAGTCCGCTTTATCAGCAATCACAGCTCCGGCAAAATGGGGTTTGCTATCGCCCAGGCTGCGGCAACACGTGGTGCAGAAGTCACCCTGATCACTGGCCCCGTTAATTTACCGACACCACCGGGAGTCAAACGAATCAACGTCACCAGCGCTCTGGAAATGAATGAACAAGCACAGGCAGTAGCGGGTTCACAGAATATCTTCATTGGTTGTGCTGCGGTTGCAGACTATCGCGCTAAACAGATTGCCGAAGAAAAAATTAAAAAACAGGGTGATGAGATCACTTTTACCCTGATCAAAAACCCGGATATTGTTGCCAATGTAGCAGCAATGCAAGAAAACCGCCCCTTTGTGGTTGGATTTGCGGCTGAAACCCAGAATGTGGAAGAATACGCACGAAAAAAACTGAACCAAAAACATTTGGATCTGATTTGTGCAAATGATGTATCCCTTACTGGCCACGGCTTTAACAGTGATACTAATGCATTACATTTGTTCTGGCATGAGGGAGAAATCCGCTTACCTCATAGTAATAAGTTATTACTTAGCCACCATTTATTAGACGAGATAGTCAGACGCTATGATGAAAAAAATCGACGTTAA
- the dut gene encoding dUTP diphosphatase, whose translation MMKKIDVKILDPRIGEEFPLPTYATPGSAGLDLRACLDNAVELAPGQTELLPTGLAIHIGDEQLAAVILPRSGLGHKHGVVLGNLVGLIDSDYQGQLMVSVWNRGDKAFTIQPGERIAQIVFVPVVQAEFNLVEDFETSERGSGGFGHSGRQ comes from the coding sequence ATGATGAAAAAAATCGACGTTAAAATCCTTGACCCACGTATCGGGGAAGAATTTCCTTTACCAACGTACGCCACACCGGGTTCCGCAGGTTTAGATTTGCGGGCTTGCCTGGACAATGCGGTAGAACTGGCTCCAGGCCAAACAGAACTGCTTCCAACCGGGCTTGCTATTCATATTGGTGATGAACAACTGGCCGCCGTTATTCTGCCCCGTTCGGGCCTTGGACATAAACATGGCGTCGTTCTGGGGAATCTGGTGGGTTTGATCGATTCTGATTACCAAGGTCAGCTCATGGTTTCAGTCTGGAATCGTGGTGATAAAGCTTTCACTATCCAACCAGGCGAACGTATCGCTCAGATAGTTTTTGTACCCGTCGTCCAGGCTGAATTCAATCTGGTAGAAGATTTTGAAACCAGCGAAAGAGGCAGCGGTGGTTTCGGTCATTCCGGTCGCCAATAA
- the slmA gene encoding nucleoid occlusion factor SlmA, with protein MAENENTKKRNRREEILQALAHMLQSSDGSHRITTAKLAANVGVSEAALYRHFPSKTRMFDSLIEFIEDSLISRINLILQDEKDTITRIRLILVLILGFSEKNPGLTRIMTGHALMFEQNRLQGRINQLFERIEVQIRQVLKEKKLRDGQGFSYDESLLASQLLAFCEGMLSRFVRSEFHYRPTQEFEARWPLLLAQLQ; from the coding sequence ATGGCAGAAAACGAAAATACAAAGAAAAGAAACAGACGCGAGGAGATCTTGCAGGCGCTGGCGCATATGTTGCAATCCAGTGACGGTAGCCATCGCATCACTACTGCTAAACTGGCCGCCAACGTGGGTGTTTCCGAAGCTGCCCTATATCGGCATTTTCCTAGTAAAACCCGGATGTTTGACAGCTTGATCGAGTTCATTGAAGACTCATTAATTTCACGGATTAACCTGATTCTGCAAGATGAAAAAGATACCATAACTCGTATTCGCCTGATATTGGTCCTGATCTTGGGTTTTTCAGAAAAAAATCCCGGTCTGACCCGCATCATGACAGGTCATGCTCTAATGTTTGAACAAAACCGGCTGCAAGGGCGCATAAATCAGTTATTTGAACGAATTGAAGTACAGATCCGCCAAGTTTTAAAAGAGAAAAAATTACGTGATGGACAAGGTTTCAGTTATGATGAGTCGTTATTAGCATCTCAGTTACTCGCATTTTGTGAAGGGATGCTTTCACGTTTTGTACGCTCTGAGTTCCACTATCGTCCAACGCAGGAATTTGAAGCACGCTGGCCATTATTACTGGCTCAGTTACAATAA
- the pyrE gene encoding orotate phosphoribosyltransferase — protein MKAYQREFIELALKKQVLKFGEFTLKSGRKSPYFFNAGLFNTGRDLALIGRFYAAALLDSGIQCDLLFGPAYKGIPIATTTAVALAEHHDIDMPYCFNRKEAKDHGEGGTLVGSPLKGNVVLVDDVITAGTAIRESMEIIKQHNATLAGVMICLDRQERGNGEISAIQEVERDYGCKVFSIITLNDLINYLSGQPEMKDHLDAVKAYRAQYGI, from the coding sequence ATGAAAGCCTATCAGCGCGAATTTATCGAGCTTGCGCTAAAAAAACAGGTACTGAAATTTGGGGAATTTACCCTGAAATCAGGACGTAAAAGCCCGTATTTTTTTAATGCCGGGCTATTTAATACTGGGCGTGATTTGGCGTTAATCGGGCGTTTTTATGCAGCAGCATTGTTGGATAGCGGTATTCAGTGCGATTTGTTATTCGGACCCGCTTACAAGGGTATTCCAATTGCAACAACAACGGCAGTGGCACTGGCAGAACATCATGATATTGATATGCCATATTGTTTTAACCGTAAGGAAGCTAAAGATCATGGCGAAGGTGGTACTTTGGTTGGTAGCCCACTTAAAGGCAATGTTGTTCTGGTTGATGATGTTATTACCGCAGGTACAGCTATCCGTGAATCGATGGAGATTATCAAGCAGCATAATGCGACGCTTGCCGGCGTGATGATTTGTCTTGATCGTCAGGAACGTGGGAACGGTGAAATCTCGGCAATTCAGGAAGTGGAAAGGGATTATGGTTGCAAAGTGTTTTCTATCATTACTTTGAATGATTTGATTAATTATTTGAGTGGTCAGCCAGAGATGAAAGATCATCTGGATGCAGTAAAAGCCTATCGTGCGCAGTACGGTATCTGA